AGGGGGACACCCTATGGGGTATCGTCAAGAAGATATACGGAGAGCGCCATGATGCACGAGAATTAGTGTACAGGACAATGCAGATTAACAACATCAAGGACCCCGGGCGGCTGCAGCCGGGGATGAGGTTATACTTACCGGTAATCGTGG
The nucleotide sequence above comes from Bacillota bacterium. Encoded proteins:
- a CDS encoding LysM peptidoglycan-binding domain-containing protein — its product is GDTLWGIVKKIYGERHDARELVYRTMQINNIKDPGRLQPGMRLYLPVIVD